Proteins found in one Methanospirillum hungatei JF-1 genomic segment:
- a CDS encoding solute carrier family 23 protein: protein MCLFGATILVPILLGIDPATTLLFNGIGTLIFLVICQWKVPAYLGSSFVYIAPSLMIIGSYGYGAALTGYIASGVFFLIVALIIYRAGSGWVRLIFPDVVMGSVVTIIGLGLAPTAARYAGLAGDNPDLHYVAISLFTLLFTIICMTLFRGVLKILPILSGIVAGTTLAALTGSFSLEPILNAPWFSIPTLYFPVWSAHAIIIIIPASFVTLVELFGHVQVTGTIIGKDLFKEPGLPRMLIGKGVSSILSGFFGATPNTTYSENIGVLAITRVFSTAIFGGAAVLAILFSFCGKVSVAIRCIPEPVIGGVSLILFGVIAAQGIQMLLNAGIDLSHGRNMVLVSVILIIGVSGTMIDLGPANLEGMSLATLVGVVLNLIFLIADKIGFHGDT, encoded by the coding sequence GTGTGCCTGTTTGGAGCGACGATCCTCGTCCCGATCCTTCTGGGCATTGATCCGGCAACGACTCTCCTCTTTAATGGAATTGGGACTCTCATTTTTCTGGTTATCTGCCAGTGGAAGGTTCCTGCCTATCTTGGGTCCAGTTTCGTATATATTGCACCATCCCTTATGATAATCGGGTCATATGGATATGGTGCAGCACTAACCGGATATATTGCATCCGGAGTATTTTTCCTTATCGTCGCTCTCATTATCTACCGTGCAGGTTCCGGATGGGTACGACTCATCTTTCCTGATGTGGTTATGGGTTCTGTGGTAACTATCATAGGACTTGGTCTTGCCCCTACAGCAGCACGGTATGCAGGCCTGGCCGGTGACAATCCTGACCTGCATTATGTTGCTATCTCCTTGTTCACCCTGCTGTTTACCATAATTTGTATGACATTATTCAGAGGTGTTCTCAAGATCCTTCCTATCCTGTCTGGTATTGTCGCAGGGACTACCCTTGCTGCTCTTACCGGTTCGTTCTCCCTGGAACCAATTCTGAATGCACCCTGGTTTTCTATTCCAACACTTTATTTTCCGGTATGGTCTGCTCATGCAATTATTATCATCATTCCTGCATCCTTTGTCACCCTGGTGGAATTATTTGGTCATGTGCAGGTGACGGGGACTATCATTGGCAAGGATCTGTTCAAAGAGCCGGGTCTGCCCAGAATGCTTATTGGAAAAGGGGTATCTTCTATTTTATCTGGATTTTTCGGTGCGACCCCTAATACTACCTATTCAGAAAATATCGGAGTACTGGCAATTACCCGTGTATTTAGTACTGCGATATTTGGCGGTGCTGCCGTCCTGGCAATTTTGTTTTCTTTCTGTGGGAAGGTTTCAGTGGCAATCAGATGCATTCCTGAACCGGTTATCGGAGGAGTATCACTCATCCTATTTGGAGTAATTGCAGCACAGGGGATTCAGATGCTTCTGAACGCAGGGATAGATCTCTCACATGGGAGAAATATGGTATTGGTATCGGTAATTTTGATAATCGGTGTATCAGGCACCATGATCGACCTGGGTCCTGCAAACCTGGAAGGAATGTCCCTTGCGACTCTTGTAGGAGTAGTCCTGAATCTCATTTTTCTCATAGCCGACAAGATCGGTTTTCATGGTGATACATAA
- a CDS encoding PAS domain S-box protein has translation MTTILYIDDEPLVADASVRFLTHSGFEVDKALSGREALEKLRAGRYDAVISDYHMPGMTGIELLKIIRSDIGDIPFILFTGKGREEVVIEAIEHGVDYYVQKGGTPGPLFADLTHKINIAIQRRESERLLRINEKRLRKAQEIGKIGCWEHAVGSDVLWMSEEALRLYGMDGPSRNVLISDIFACIREQDKVEKAFRNLIETRADFHIEYSIIPVNNTAPRILLSIASVEEDDPGTGRRIVGITQDITEKKNSEWRLTKKNADLTAALDRLTNAEEKLTHQLEEIRAAHEKISESEEKYRKLFEENIVGTAVHEIICNESGAPVDYRFLDVNPAFEQITGLVGDEIRNKTVLEVLPDTEPYWIDIYGRVALTGKPAHFEQFSRELQKYFEVFAYAPQIGQFVTLFQDITERRRRENSLNELNAYLENLFVYSNVPIIVWDPEGIISRINHSFEILIGRPRDEVIGKPLDILFPERDAEYAMRLIQTTRDGVRWETVEIPILHADGTIRVVIWNSATIYAADGKSPIATIAQGRDITGEKLLEKEKQQAMNKIQENIAKLAILNDGIRNPLTIISTYADMADDDDIAKNIHAEVMRIDAMVNTLDKEWVSSEKILNYLRKQDKITPDFKPVLSEAQPDFDTRLSTPSGQEHILPVVSSQNLFIEEIQAQLYAILDSIDAFVYVADMETYDILYMNERGRALFGNVHGQKCYSHIRAHSEGPCPYCTNHLLLSNQKPTGVCRWEFHDPKTGRWYDCRDRAIRWSDGRLVRLEIATDITDLKKSEEAYKKAEERIRMVFDNIPDGIIVADVKTKRFVFVNEAMSRMLGTTREDLIGHTTAEIHPVYALPSVMSEFEKMRSGVLHFVSNIPVQRKDGSIFFADINSSLLELDGQKTLLGVFHDCSDRIRSDEENKLHMLRLQTFLTLLRMVDASEMDILNYSLKQSLYITKSLYAFIGTLSADESEMIIHSWSEGAMDMCQVRDKPLHFPIDKAGIWGECIRNRTSCLINDYSLPHHAKHGYPEGHIDITRFLGMPVFDGDRIVAILAVANKESDYRDDDIDALQTLGTMTWEIIRRKRAEEEISRQNEALSSAYEEIRSSEEELRHNYEELEISRQKILEREKELRLKLETILTPEHDISEEEFANIIDSHELQILMDDFYALTHIGIAILDLKGNILVATGWQDICTKFHRVHEESCKNCIESDLYLTRNVKAGEYLVYKCKNNMWDMVTPIIIGNRHMGNLFLGQFFFDDEVPDRDVFSAQAERFGFDKDEYLAALDRVPRWSKSTVTTIMDFYTRFSSLISRLSYSNITLARSLLDQKRLHADLEDRERRLSAIIQNSPAGYFRIDRNGNYQEVNDAWLMMHRYHDRSEVIGHHFSITQVDTSQEAAQKNFERLLSGEPIPSGEFTRRCRDGTTGIHSFSAIPVMENGEITGIEGFLIDITNRKMIEDDLKRSEQEYWWLLESMINAFVMFESVFDDDGRFISYRFLYINRAYENITGVRFHDVYGKTVHEVWPDTEDEWIQRYGEVAVTGIPSEFDLFHAPTNKAYHCHVYRPWNDTRRFCVIFEDITKRKEAEETLQESRDLLDATQKLTRIGGWEWHVQRQTMTWTTETYQIHDIDPGSITPGSPEHITKSISCYDPEDRPVIQAAFERCVTEGVPYDLVFPFTTMKGRRIWIRTTAEPVLADGKVIRVIGNIMDITDQKLAEAALHESQEKYRLIAENTADNIWIIDMDLKMQYSSPSVWKMKGFTVEETLAQSITDMMTPASVEKVLKLFHDEMEAELAGTADPNRTISFDTEEYCKDGSVIIVENSATLLRDEQGRPTGILGISRDITERKKMQDALVQSNKKLRLLTSLTRHDILNLISSVNEFLDLANSEDDPEKARYYLSLCKEAGERMEDTIGFTREYENFGIVSSGWVNVSSLVRSARSEIPLTDVSIESLISPTLEIFADPIIRKVFSTLIENAIRHGKTLSYIRFAEEIREGACIIICEDDGIGISGSDKEHIFDHGFGKHTGIGLFLSREILSITDLSICECGEEGKGARFEITVPAGKFRINGKTGL, from the coding sequence ATGACCACCATACTCTATATCGATGATGAACCCCTGGTTGCCGATGCATCCGTCCGCTTTTTAACACATTCCGGATTTGAAGTAGATAAAGCCTTATCAGGCAGAGAAGCCCTGGAAAAGTTACGGGCAGGAAGATATGATGCTGTCATATCTGATTATCACATGCCTGGAATGACAGGTATTGAGTTATTAAAAATAATCCGGTCAGATATTGGAGATATACCATTCATTCTCTTCACCGGGAAGGGAAGAGAAGAGGTCGTTATTGAGGCGATTGAACACGGGGTTGATTATTATGTGCAAAAAGGTGGCACCCCAGGCCCGTTGTTTGCCGATCTCACCCATAAAATCAATATTGCAATACAACGTCGTGAATCAGAACGGTTATTGCGGATAAATGAGAAGCGACTCAGGAAAGCCCAGGAGATTGGAAAGATAGGATGCTGGGAACATGCTGTCGGTTCAGATGTCTTGTGGATGTCTGAAGAAGCACTCCGGTTATACGGGATGGACGGGCCTTCCCGAAATGTTTTGATATCTGATATTTTTGCCTGTATCCGTGAGCAGGATAAGGTTGAAAAGGCATTTCGCAATCTTATCGAAACCAGGGCGGATTTTCATATAGAATACTCCATCATTCCAGTCAATAATACAGCCCCCAGAATCCTTCTTTCGATAGCAAGTGTTGAGGAGGATGATCCAGGCACTGGCAGACGGATCGTCGGTATAACCCAGGATATCACCGAGAAGAAGAATTCAGAATGGCGTCTTACCAAAAAGAATGCCGATCTGACTGCAGCACTTGACCGGTTAACAAATGCAGAGGAGAAACTGACCCACCAGCTCGAAGAGATTCGGGCCGCTCATGAGAAGATATCGGAAAGCGAGGAGAAGTATCGCAAACTCTTTGAAGAAAATATCGTTGGGACCGCGGTACATGAGATCATCTGCAATGAGTCCGGTGCTCCGGTTGATTACCGGTTTCTTGATGTAAACCCGGCTTTTGAACAGATAACCGGACTTGTTGGGGATGAGATCCGTAATAAGACGGTTCTTGAGGTCCTCCCTGACACTGAGCCGTACTGGATAGATATATACGGGAGGGTCGCACTGACCGGTAAACCTGCCCATTTTGAGCAGTTCAGCCGCGAGCTTCAAAAATACTTTGAAGTCTTTGCATATGCTCCACAGATCGGCCAATTCGTCACCCTCTTTCAGGACATCACGGAACGGAGGAGACGTGAGAACAGTCTGAATGAGCTTAATGCATATCTTGAAAACCTGTTTGTATATTCAAATGTTCCGATTATCGTATGGGATCCTGAAGGTATTATAAGCCGAATCAATCATTCGTTTGAAATTCTCATCGGAAGACCACGTGATGAGGTCATAGGAAAACCGCTTGACATTCTCTTTCCTGAAAGAGATGCAGAATATGCCATGCGGCTCATCCAGACAACCCGTGACGGAGTCAGGTGGGAGACAGTTGAGATACCAATTCTTCATGCCGACGGAACAATTCGGGTGGTTATATGGAATTCTGCAACCATTTATGCCGCTGACGGGAAGAGTCCCATTGCAACCATAGCACAAGGCAGGGATATCACCGGGGAAAAACTCCTGGAGAAAGAGAAACAACAGGCGATGAATAAGATCCAGGAGAACATTGCAAAACTTGCCATTCTGAACGATGGGATCAGAAACCCCCTGACCATCATCTCAACCTATGCAGATATGGCAGATGATGATGACATCGCCAAAAACATCCATGCTGAAGTGATGCGGATAGATGCGATGGTAAATACCCTGGATAAGGAATGGGTCTCCTCTGAGAAGATTCTGAACTATCTTCGAAAACAGGATAAAATAACGCCTGATTTCAAACCGGTACTATCAGAGGCCCAACCCGACTTCGATACCCGTCTCTCTACACCCTCAGGTCAGGAGCATATTCTGCCGGTCGTGTCGTCTCAAAATCTCTTCATTGAGGAGATCCAGGCTCAACTCTATGCTATCCTTGACAGCATTGATGCATTCGTCTATGTCGCGGATATGGAGACCTATGACATTCTCTACATGAATGAACGGGGACGGGCTCTTTTTGGTAATGTACACGGACAAAAATGCTATTCCCATATCCGTGCCCATTCTGAAGGCCCATGCCCGTATTGCACCAATCACCTCCTCCTCTCCAACCAGAAACCAACCGGAGTCTGCCGGTGGGAATTTCATGATCCAAAGACCGGGCGATGGTATGACTGTAGAGATCGGGCTATCAGGTGGTCTGATGGCCGACTGGTCAGACTTGAGATTGCAACAGACATCACCGACCTGAAAAAGAGTGAGGAAGCTTATAAAAAAGCAGAAGAACGAATCAGGATGGTTTTTGATAACATCCCTGACGGGATAATCGTTGCTGATGTCAAGACGAAGAGGTTCGTATTCGTAAATGAAGCAATGAGCCGGATGCTTGGCACGACCCGTGAAGACCTTATCGGACATACAACCGCAGAGATTCATCCTGTCTATGCTCTCCCCTCTGTCATGTCAGAGTTTGAAAAGATGCGATCAGGGGTTCTCCATTTTGTTTCGAACATCCCGGTTCAAAGAAAGGACGGGAGTATATTTTTTGCAGATATCAACAGTTCACTCCTGGAACTTGACGGCCAGAAAACCCTCCTTGGGGTATTTCACGACTGTAGTGATCGTATCAGGTCTGATGAGGAGAATAAACTGCACATGCTTCGTCTCCAGACATTCCTGACCCTGCTCAGGATGGTTGATGCCTCCGAGATGGATATCCTCAATTATTCACTCAAACAGAGCCTTTACATCACGAAAAGCCTGTATGCATTCATCGGGACCCTCTCTGCTGATGAATCGGAGATGATCATCCATTCCTGGTCGGAGGGAGCCATGGATATGTGTCAGGTCAGGGATAAACCCCTTCATTTTCCCATCGATAAAGCAGGAATATGGGGAGAATGTATCCGGAACCGGACGTCATGTCTGATAAATGATTACTCTCTTCCTCATCATGCAAAGCATGGATATCCCGAGGGTCATATTGACATTACCCGGTTCCTAGGGATGCCGGTCTTTGATGGTGACCGGATCGTCGCAATATTAGCGGTTGCCAATAAAGAATCAGATTACCGTGATGATGATATTGATGCCCTGCAGACTCTGGGCACGATGACCTGGGAGATAATACGGAGAAAGCGTGCAGAAGAAGAAATTTCAAGGCAGAATGAAGCACTCTCATCGGCATATGAGGAGATCCGCTCATCTGAAGAAGAACTTCGCCATAACTATGAGGAACTGGAGATAAGTCGTCAGAAAATTCTTGAACGGGAGAAAGAGCTCCGGTTAAAACTGGAGACAATTCTCACTCCGGAGCATGACATCAGCGAAGAGGAATTTGCCAATATTATCGACAGTCATGAGCTCCAGATACTCATGGACGATTTTTACGCCCTGACTCATATAGGGATCGCCATCCTTGATTTGAAAGGCAATATCCTGGTCGCTACAGGCTGGCAGGACATCTGTACAAAATTTCACCGGGTGCATGAGGAGAGTTGTAAAAACTGTATTGAAAGTGATCTTTATCTCACCCGGAATGTGAAAGCGGGAGAATACCTTGTGTACAAGTGCAAAAACAATATGTGGGATATGGTCACTCCCATTATTATCGGGAACCGGCACATGGGAAATCTCTTCCTGGGACAGTTCTTCTTTGATGACGAGGTGCCGGATCGGGACGTATTTTCTGCACAGGCTGAAAGATTCGGATTTGATAAAGATGAATACCTGGCAGCACTGGACCGGGTTCCCCGGTGGAGCAAAAGCACAGTTACAACCATCATGGACTTTTATACCCGGTTCTCCTCTCTGATCTCCCGGTTAAGTTACAGCAATATTACCCTTGCCCGGTCTCTGCTTGATCAGAAACGGTTACATGCTGATCTGGAGGACCGGGAGAGACGTCTTTCAGCGATTATTCAGAATTCTCCCGCAGGATATTTCCGTATCGACCGGAATGGAAATTATCAGGAAGTAAACGATGCCTGGCTGATGATGCATCGGTACCATGATAGATCAGAGGTTATTGGACATCATTTCTCTATAACCCAGGTAGATACCAGTCAGGAGGCAGCCCAGAAGAATTTTGAGAGGTTACTCTCAGGTGAGCCGATTCCTTCAGGTGAGTTTACCCGGCGGTGCAGGGATGGTACTACAGGGATTCATTCCTTTTCTGCCATTCCGGTTATGGAAAATGGTGAGATTACCGGGATTGAAGGGTTTCTCATTGACATAACAAACCGGAAGATGATCGAGGATGATCTCAAGAGAAGCGAACAGGAATACTGGTGGCTTCTTGAAAGTATGATCAATGCATTTGTTATGTTCGAATCGGTTTTTGACGATGACGGGAGATTTATAAGTTACCGGTTCCTGTATATCAATCGAGCATATGAAAACATCACTGGCGTCAGGTTCCATGATGTGTATGGGAAGACGGTTCATGAAGTCTGGCCTGACACCGAGGATGAATGGATTCAGCGATATGGTGAGGTCGCCGTAACAGGTATACCCAGTGAGTTTGATCTCTTCCATGCACCCACGAATAAGGCCTACCACTGTCATGTATACCGGCCATGGAATGATACCCGCCGGTTTTGTGTAATATTTGAAGATATCACGAAGCGGAAAGAGGCAGAAGAAACATTACAGGAGAGCCGGGATCTCCTTGATGCAACCCAGAAACTGACCCGGATAGGTGGATGGGAATGGCATGTCCAAAGACAGACAATGACCTGGACCACCGAGACCTACCAGATACATGATATAGACCCGGGCAGCATTACGCCCGGATCGCCGGAGCATATAACAAAAAGTATCAGCTGCTATGATCCTGAAGACCGCCCGGTTATCCAGGCTGCCTTTGAACGGTGTGTCACAGAAGGAGTGCCCTATGACCTGGTTTTTCCATTCACAACGATGAAAGGAAGAAGAATCTGGATACGGACAACTGCTGAGCCGGTACTGGCTGACGGGAAGGTGATCAGGGTCATTGGTAATATCATGGATATAACGGATCAGAAACTGGCTGAGGCAGCCCTTCATGAGAGTCAGGAGAAATATCGTCTGATCGCAGAGAATACGGCCGATAATATCTGGATAATTGACATGGACCTGAAGATGCAGTATTCAAGCCCCTCGGTTTGGAAAATGAAAGGGTTTACGGTAGAAGAGACCCTGGCACAATCCATAACTGATATGATGACACCCGCTTCAGTAGAAAAGGTACTCAAACTTTTTCATGATGAGATGGAGGCAGAACTGGCAGGAACTGCAGATCCCAACCGGACCATATCTTTTGATACTGAGGAGTACTGCAAGGATGGATCAGTCATCATAGTTGAAAATTCGGCTACTCTTCTCAGGGACGAACAAGGCAGACCCACTGGAATTCTTGGCATTTCACGTGATATTACCGAGAGAAAAAAGATGCAGGATGCTTTGGTGCAGTCAAACAAGAAGCTCCGCCTCCTGACAAGTCTGACCAGGCATGATATTTTAAACCTTATCAGTTCTGTAAATGAGTTTTTAGATCTTGCAAACTCTGAAGATGATCCAGAAAAGGCACGATATTATCTTTCCCTGTGCAAGGAAGCTGGAGAACGGATGGAGGATACTATCGGGTTTACCAGAGAGTATGAAAACTTTGGTATCGTCTCATCCGGCTGGGTGAATGTATCGTCGCTTGTCAGATCTGCCCGGTCTGAGATCCCTCTTACAGATGTCAGTATTGAATCCCTGATATCTCCCACTCTTGAGATATTTGCAGATCCTATCATTCGGAAAGTATTCTCCACCCTGATTGAAAATGCAATCCGTCATGGAAAGACCCTCTCATATATCCGGTTTGCAGAAGAGATCAGGGAAGGGGCCTGTATCATCATCTGTGAGGATGACGGGATTGGCATATCTGGTTCTGATAAGGAACATATTTTTGATCATGGGTTTGGCAAACATACCGGAATCGGCCTCTTCCTCTCCCGTGAGATATTATCGATCACCGATCTTTCTATCTGTGAATGCGGAGAAGAAGGAAAAGGAGCAAGATTTGAGATAACGGTGCCGGCAGGGAAATTCAGAATAAATGGGAAGACTGGATTATGA